TTGGTTGACTTTTATTGCCAGTTTCATAGCATGTCTTTTTTGAAAGAAGTAGGACAACACCATGTCAGAAGAAATCCAAGAAACGGAACAAAAAGTAGACTTAGATACAGTCTCCCCTGAACTTAAGAAAGTCATTGAGTTTGACCAAGTTCCAGAAGCAATGTACTACATGGTAACGTCCATTCATGAAGTTTCAGAAGAAGCCGTGCGTGAAGCATGGGATAGCATGCCAGCGAGTGCACAAAATGTTTTGGACAACTTTGAGCAGTTCCATGCGCTTATTTCCGTAAGCCAAGCTTTCGCTGGTGTGAATGTAATGGAAGAATTTCCAAAACTGAACCTGCCAGAAGACATGAGCGACGAAGAAAAAGAAGCTTACCGTACTCAATTGCTAGACCAAACGCTGCATAATTGCGTTAAAGACATGGCTAAGCAAATGAAGAAAGCCCGCCGAGATGCAATTTTAAAACGTGACTTTAAAGAAGTTTTCGCTAAATAATTGCTAGCAACGAAAAACCATTAAATCCGCTCATTTTACGAGCGGATTTTTTTTTGTGTTCTTTTTGCTGAAACACGAACGTATCATAATTGAGAAAGCATGGATAATTGGACGTGATTCACATAATCAATAATTGAATTACAATGACTTAGTTCTCATACTCCACGAGTACTACAATTACAAAAAAGCAACAATAATCCAAAGTAAGGATACAATTATGAAAAAGCAGTTGATCGCGCTGTCTGTACTGGCGGCAATTCCGTTTACCGTTTCTGCAGAATACTATTTAGGTGCAAAGGTAGGTAGCTCTTCATTGAAAAACAGCTGTAGCGTCTCTGAGCCTTGTGATGATGGCAGTGTTGGTTTCGGTGGGTTCGCCGGTTATAAATTCAGTGACATGTTCTCTTTAGAAGCTGGCTTCGATAAAATTGGCGATTTCGAGTCTAACTTCTCTTCAGGTAAAACGGCAAAAGGGGCATTAACCTCATTAACTATGGGTCCGAAGTTCGGTATTCCAATTAATGAATCTCTAGGCGTATTCTCTAAGTTTGGCCTTGGTTACACGAATTACGACGTCATTGATGATGACTTAAACGTTATGGCCGCATTCGGTTTGGAGTATGGGATCTCACGTGAGTGGAAAACTCGACTCGAATATCAAATTTTGGGCGGAATCGGATCTGGCGATACCGGCGGCCTAGCAGCTCACCTATTTAGCATAGGTTTAAGCTACCACTTCGGTAGCGACGAACCCGTTGCGGCAGCCCAAGCAGCGCCAGTTGAACCCCGTCCTGCCGTCGTAGCAGAAGAGCCAGCGCCAGTCGTTTTAGCCGCCGCTCCAGTCGTTGTAGCGCCTAAAACCATCACCTTTCAATCTAAGAAAGGGGTAGGCCTTTACGAGTCAGGCAGCAATAAGTTAAGTGAAGCGGGTTTACACCAATTTGATGAACTCGTCACGCTTCTTACTACCTACCCGCAGTCTAACGTAACGGTAACCGGTCACACTGACAGCAGTGGTTCAGCTAAGTTTAACCAACAACTTTCTGAAAAGCGCGCTCAAGCAGTCGCTGACTACCTTGTTTCTGAAGGCGTTGACTCATCGCGTATTAAAGTTGAAGGTGAAGGTGAAGCTAGCCCTATCGCTTCCAATAAGACCGCAGCAGGTAAAGAAAAAAACCGCCGTGTTGAAGTGACCATCGAAGAATTTTCTGTAGAAGAATAGGTCACAGCCTTCAAACTATATAACGACTCTTTATAAGGGTCGTTTTTTTTTGATCTATAGTTAATTAATAGCACGTACTCCAACCACATATAGGTAAACAATGAAATCTATTAACTCGCTCTCAATTAAACAAAAAATCATGATTCCAGTCATTTTCATCATCTCTTTGTTTGCAGCTGTGGTTTTTATGGGGATCAGCAACCTCAATGAGCTTAGTGCTGAACAATTGACCAACCCGGGTAAAGCCATCGCCGATGTCACTAGCTCCATGACTGTCGGAGTGATCACGGTGATCGCTATCTCCTGCATTTTTCTATTTCTGATTCTTAATTGGGTAACAACACCAATAAAGGAGCTATGCAATACTGTTGAATCCCTGAATAGTGCGAAACTCGATCTAACTAAACGAATTCCAGAGTCATCAAACGATGAGTTAGGTTCGATTGGGGCTGAAATTAACAAACTGCTTGATTCAATGCAGAGCTCGATGACTCAGGTAATTATTACCTCAAATTCTGTTCGAGCCGAAATGGAAAATATCAAAAGCCTTACTCAAGGCATCGTTATGTATGTCTCTAGTCAACAAGGAAATACTGACCATATATCCAGTTCAGCACTGCAAGTACAGAGTATCAGCGACAACGTCAGTCATAATGCAGTCAGTGCCTCTTCGTATAGTAGTGAAGGCATTAAACAACTCGGGGAAGCGACTTCTTTGCTTAATCAAACCTCATCTTCGTTACAAACCTTGGAGTCGCAAATTGACCAAGCTGGAGGCGTGATTAGCAACCTAGACTCAAACGTTACTAATATCGTGACTATCTTGGGTGTAATCGTTGAAATTGCGGAACAAACTAATTTACTTGCTCTAAATGCTGCGATCGAGGCCGCTCGTGCTGGTGAGCAAGGTCGTGGTTTCGCAGTGGTTGCTGATGAGGTCAGAGCGCTCGCAAGTAAAACACAAGAAAGTACTGACAAGATTCAAAAAATGACTGATGAGCTAAGAAAGGCAACACACGAAGCTGTAACTGCCGTAAACGTAAGTTGTAAAACAAGTGAGGAAACGGTTCAATTGTCTGGCCTAACACTCGATACACTGCAATCCGTTACGCAATCTGTAAACTCAATGGCATCGAGTGCTCAGGAAATTGAATCATCATCAGAACAGCAAACTCAGCTAGCAAGTGATGTAAGTAACCA
This DNA window, taken from Vibrio tapetis subsp. tapetis, encodes the following:
- a CDS encoding methyl-accepting chemotaxis protein — encoded protein: MKSINSLSIKQKIMIPVIFIISLFAAVVFMGISNLNELSAEQLTNPGKAIADVTSSMTVGVITVIAISCIFLFLILNWVTTPIKELCNTVESLNSAKLDLTKRIPESSNDELGSIGAEINKLLDSMQSSMTQVIITSNSVRAEMENIKSLTQGIVMYVSSQQGNTDHISSSALQVQSISDNVSHNAVSASSYSSEGIKQLGEATSLLNQTSSSLQTLESQIDQAGGVISNLDSNVTNIVTILGVIVEIAEQTNLLALNAAIEAARAGEQGRGFAVVADEVRALASKTQESTDKIQKMTDELRKATHEAVTAVNVSCKTSEETVQLSGLTLDTLQSVTQSVNSMASSAQEIESSSEQQTQLASDVSNHMQTVLDGSYQMIEMVSSAENACEMLATQCEELDALMIKFEV
- a CDS encoding OmpA family protein: MKKQLIALSVLAAIPFTVSAEYYLGAKVGSSSLKNSCSVSEPCDDGSVGFGGFAGYKFSDMFSLEAGFDKIGDFESNFSSGKTAKGALTSLTMGPKFGIPINESLGVFSKFGLGYTNYDVIDDDLNVMAAFGLEYGISREWKTRLEYQILGGIGSGDTGGLAAHLFSIGLSYHFGSDEPVAAAQAAPVEPRPAVVAEEPAPVVLAAAPVVVAPKTITFQSKKGVGLYESGSNKLSEAGLHQFDELVTLLTTYPQSNVTVTGHTDSSGSAKFNQQLSEKRAQAVADYLVSEGVDSSRIKVEGEGEASPIASNKTAAGKEKNRRVEVTIEEFSVEE
- a CDS encoding DUF3069 domain-containing protein, with the protein product MSEEIQETEQKVDLDTVSPELKKVIEFDQVPEAMYYMVTSIHEVSEEAVREAWDSMPASAQNVLDNFEQFHALISVSQAFAGVNVMEEFPKLNLPEDMSDEEKEAYRTQLLDQTLHNCVKDMAKQMKKARRDAILKRDFKEVFAK